Proteins encoded in a region of the Buchnera aphidicola (Thelaxes suberi) genome:
- the ligA gene encoding NAD-dependent DNA ligase LigA — protein MNKSIVKLIDLRKIISHHAYLYYTLDSPIISDFEYDNLINELKLLEKQEIKIIKNSPTNNVGSDFLRSLKTKKHFASMLSLDNIADIEMIDFFYKNVLKKLKKKKKINFCCELKIDGIAISLLYKKGVLIRALTRGNGKIGEDVTLNVYEIQSIPKVLDNIINMPELLEVRGEIYIPLSEFYKINEVKKNIQFSNPRNTAAGSLRQNNPKITLSRNLMFFCHGFGICYPKNNFINHFNFLMVMKSLGFPVNNKLCLFSNINNIKEFYYQINKNRKSFDFQIDGIVIKLNDFDDQKVLGSTSKYPKWALAVKFPSNENITTVNNIDFQVGRTGLITPVAYLSPIKISGVVIKKASLHSKYEMYRLGVYIGSKVLVRRAGDVIPYIVKVINYELINDINLIQKKCFFPTQCPICSSNLIEFHNGKTVKCSNNNYCLDQKEKLLLHFVSKFAFNIKGIGKKILKKLIYKNIINEFSDFFKIQVDHLTKIDRIQKKIANNIIYQIKKSRSISLDRFIYALGIEMVGVETARNLSIYFGDFSSFMQTNVSQLQKIKNIGTVSSGIIFNKINNSSFKEKILDLLSFIVIKPNNSSKTNKRSFFFNKKIAITGRLKRYSRDKLFFLLQSLGAIQCKYISQKTDLLILGECPGKKLYKAKLLNIKIMEEEELLQKIRC, from the coding sequence ATGAATAAAAGTATTGTTAAATTAATTGATCTTAGAAAGATTATTAGTCATCATGCTTATTTATATTATACATTAGATTCTCCGATAATATCAGATTTTGAATATGACAACTTAATTAATGAATTAAAATTATTAGAAAAACAAGAAATAAAAATAATAAAAAACTCTCCTACTAATAATGTTGGAAGTGATTTTTTACGTTCTTTGAAAACAAAAAAACATTTTGCTTCTATGTTATCGTTAGATAATATTGCTGATATAGAAATGATTGATTTTTTTTATAAAAATGTTTTAAAAAAGTTAAAAAAAAAGAAAAAAATTAATTTTTGTTGTGAACTGAAAATTGATGGGATAGCTATTAGTTTATTATACAAAAAAGGTGTTTTAATACGCGCATTAACTAGAGGAAATGGAAAGATAGGAGAGGATGTAACACTAAATGTTTATGAAATACAAAGTATTCCAAAAGTTTTAGATAATATTATTAATATGCCTGAATTATTAGAGGTACGAGGCGAGATATACATACCTTTATCAGAATTTTATAAAATTAACGAAGTTAAAAAAAATATACAATTTTCTAATCCTCGCAATACGGCAGCGGGTTCATTAAGGCAAAATAATCCTAAAATTACTTTAAGCAGAAATTTAATGTTTTTTTGTCATGGATTTGGAATTTGTTATCCTAAAAATAATTTTATTAATCATTTTAATTTTTTAATGGTAATGAAAAGTTTAGGGTTTCCTGTTAACAATAAGTTATGTTTATTTAGTAATATAAATAATATTAAAGAATTTTATTACCAAATAAATAAAAATAGAAAAAGTTTTGATTTTCAAATCGATGGGATAGTTATTAAGTTAAATGATTTTGATGATCAAAAAGTATTAGGAAGCACTAGTAAATATCCTAAATGGGCTTTAGCTGTAAAATTTCCTTCAAATGAAAATATTACTACAGTTAATAATATAGATTTTCAAGTAGGGAGAACTGGATTAATTACTCCGGTAGCTTATTTAAGTCCTATTAAAATATCAGGTGTAGTAATAAAGAAAGCATCATTGCATAGTAAATATGAAATGTACAGATTAGGAGTATATATTGGATCGAAAGTACTTGTGCGGAGAGCTGGTGATGTTATACCTTACATTGTAAAAGTTATAAATTATGAATTAATTAATGATATTAATTTGATTCAAAAAAAATGTTTTTTTCCTACACAGTGCCCTATTTGTTCTTCAAATTTAATAGAATTTCATAATGGAAAAACTGTTAAATGTAGTAATAACAATTATTGTTTAGATCAAAAAGAAAAGTTATTATTACATTTTGTTTCTAAATTTGCTTTTAATATTAAAGGAATTGGAAAAAAAATTTTGAAAAAATTAATTTATAAAAATATAATTAATGAATTTTCTGATTTTTTTAAAATACAAGTTGATCATTTAACTAAAATAGATAGAATACAAAAAAAAATAGCTAATAACATTATTTATCAAATAAAAAAATCTCGATCTATATCTTTAGATCGCTTTATTTACGCGTTAGGAATTGAAATGGTTGGTGTAGAAACTGCTCGTAATTTGTCTATTTATTTTGGTGATTTTAGTAGTTTTATGCAAACTAACGTATCTCAATTACAAAAAATTAAAAATATAGGAACTGTTTCATCAGGTATAATTTTTAATAAAATTAATAATAGTAGCTTTAAAGAAAAAATATTAGATTTACTTTCTTTTATTGTAATAAAACCAAATAATAGTAGTAAAACAAATAAACGTAGCTTTTTTTTTAATAAAAAAATTGCTATTACCGGGAGGTTAAAAAGATATTCTAGAGATAAATTATTTTTTTTATTACAATCATTAGGAGCTATACAGTGTAAATATATTTCTCAAAAAACAGATTTACTAATATTAGGAGAATGTCCTGGAAAAAAATTATATAAGGCTAAATTATTAAATATAAAAATTATGGAAGAAGAAGAATTGTTACAAAAAATACGTTGCTAG
- the gltX gene encoding glutamate--tRNA ligase, translating to MKVVTRFAPSPTGFLHIGNIRTALYSWLFSQHYNGIFILRIEDTNIDKSHHRYSQSILNTLKWLGLHWDKGPYYQSNNIDYYRDMINVLIRNNQAYKCYCSPERLKRNRDNQIKLGKKPKYDGKCKHSFIKKKKDYVIRFNNPDDGKIVFNDLIRGKISVNNTELDDLIIQRSNGMPTYNFCAVLDDNLMNVTHVIRGEDHINNTPRQINIYNAFNFSLPFYAHVSMILDSDKKKLSKRNNSSNILYYRDQGFFPEALLNYIVRLGWSYGNQEIFSLKEMVQLFSLRNINKSPSIFNIKKLYWINRFYLNKFTNKKLIPELEKQMQQRDIKLHNNVDCINILTIFKSRCNTLKEVLDLYENLNKNINLKNTQYLKLYLSIFLKDAFVLIFKKLNFLLKWEMTSIQYILKQALENKKLKVQELYAPLRLILTGTLISPNINHIIFILGKNIVLHRIRNGINYILLNKK from the coding sequence ATGAAAGTAGTAACTCGATTTGCCCCTAGTCCAACTGGTTTTTTACATATTGGTAATATTAGAACTGCTTTATATTCTTGGCTTTTTTCGCAACATTATAATGGAATATTTATTTTAAGGATTGAAGATACTAACATAGACAAGTCGCATCATCGCTATAGTCAATCTATTTTGAATACATTAAAATGGTTAGGTTTACATTGGGATAAAGGTCCTTATTATCAAAGTAATAATATAGATTATTATAGAGATATGATTAATGTTTTAATACGGAATAATCAAGCATATAAATGTTATTGTTCTCCTGAAAGATTGAAAAGAAATCGTGATAATCAAATCAAATTAGGCAAAAAACCTAAATATGATGGAAAATGTAAACATTCTTTTATAAAAAAAAAGAAAGATTATGTAATACGATTCAATAATCCTGATGATGGAAAAATAGTATTTAATGATTTAATTAGAGGTAAGATTAGTGTCAATAATACTGAATTAGATGATTTAATTATACAAAGATCTAATGGAATGCCTACTTATAATTTTTGTGCGGTACTTGATGATAATTTGATGAATGTTACACATGTTATAAGAGGTGAAGATCATATTAATAATACTCCTCGTCAAATTAACATTTATAATGCTTTTAATTTTAGTCTTCCATTTTATGCTCATGTTTCTATGATTTTAGATAGTGATAAAAAAAAATTATCTAAACGTAATAATAGCTCTAATATTTTGTATTATCGTGATCAAGGTTTTTTTCCTGAAGCATTACTTAACTATATAGTACGATTAGGTTGGTCTTATGGGAATCAAGAAATATTTAGTTTAAAAGAAATGGTTCAACTTTTTTCATTACGTAATATTAATAAATCTCCAAGTATTTTTAATATAAAAAAGTTATATTGGATTAATCGATTTTATTTAAATAAATTTACTAATAAAAAATTAATACCAGAATTAGAAAAACAAATGCAGCAGAGAGATATAAAGTTACATAACAATGTTGATTGTATAAACATTTTAACAATATTTAAATCAAGATGTAATACTTTAAAAGAAGTTTTAGACTTATATGAAAACTTAAATAAAAATATTAACTTAAAAAATACGCAATATTTAAAACTTTATTTATCTATTTTCTTAAAAGATGCATTTGTTTTGATTTTTAAGAAATTAAATTTCTTATTAAAATGGGAAATGACATCAATTCAATATATATTAAAGCAAGCATTAGAAAATAAAAAATTAAAAGTACAAGAATTATATGCTCCTTTAAGATTAATTTTAACTGGAACGCTTATTTCTCCTAATATTAATCATATTATTTTTATTTTAGGTAAAAATATTGTTTTACATCGAATTAGAAATGGTATTAATTATATTTTATTAAATAAAAAATAG